A section of the Verrucomicrobium sp. GAS474 genome encodes:
- a CDS encoding SIS domain-containing protein, producing the protein MSVALGAFDWEPVSQMASDFHAAWQEDRQIFICGNGGSAANAVHWGNDFLYPIAKKGTARGIRIHSLNGNEAVTTCLANDIGYDQIFSHQLATFARRGDLLVTLSGSGNSSNILAVLDSAKSLGLKSYAIVGFDGGKAKALADLPIHIAVHDMQIAEDFQMIVCHALVQSLLAHPVPSL; encoded by the coding sequence TTGAGCGTCGCGCTGGGGGCGTTCGATTGGGAGCCTGTCTCTCAAATGGCCTCCGATTTTCATGCTGCATGGCAGGAGGATCGCCAGATTTTCATCTGTGGCAATGGCGGCAGCGCGGCCAATGCCGTCCATTGGGGAAACGATTTCCTCTATCCTATCGCCAAAAAGGGGACGGCCCGCGGCATCCGCATTCATTCCCTCAACGGTAATGAAGCCGTCACCACCTGCCTGGCCAACGACATCGGCTACGATCAAATTTTCTCCCATCAGCTGGCAACGTTCGCCCGCCGGGGAGATCTTCTCGTGACCCTTTCCGGGAGCGGCAATTCCTCCAATATCCTCGCCGTCCTCGATTCTGCCAAATCCTTGGGTCTCAAAAGCTACGCCATCGTCGGGTTCGACGGGGGCAAGGCGAAGGCCTTGGCCGATCTTCCCATCCACATCGCGGTTCATGACATGCAGATAGCTGAAGACTTTCAGATGATCGTTTGCCACGCTCTCGTCCAATCCCTTCTCGCACACCCCGTTCCTTCTTTATGA
- a CDS encoding TIGR04372 family glycosyltransferase, with product MKYRFTRLLPSFMRIPLPPLYIPVLKRMRRWIYESLYESQDEALVAMKSHAFLFFPRNYGHAKGIFLKLVEMGALKRAKGQLKKIEKNFKGLLGEVELAYLYEHLSVHYRGVRSLCAIEDLYRDRLKREPECMWARRELAGVHFRLGDVPGAIAVVTEQRLLRDHLAGRLGYDTERTRYFGSFYTLAIGHIALLGFYAQQQELQGPEGRRNRLAIDPKRVANACLLSYVEPFFDLVTEEETELQEVIAALEDPHLLLHGGGNRWDFFYDGLPQIGREWERRGNGPFLTLREEHTKDGEKRLREMGLPEGAWFVVLHVRETRLGEVRNAKVADYLPAIREITRRGGWVIRMGDRTMTPLPPMEQVLDYAHDTRKSDSLDIFLLGACRFFLGTNSGPSIAAKLFGKRIVFTNFAPLFCNAFGTPDTWIPILFRDTKDQRLLTLREMAHSPLVYAEYPAAIPGYSVEVVPNTPEEIFDAVVEMFGVLESEQETFSVGLSERIRFDALCRELGINLHAPPSSRFLARHAKWLD from the coding sequence GTGAAATACAGATTTACCCGGCTCTTGCCTAGCTTCATGCGCATCCCCTTACCACCTCTTTACATTCCGGTCCTGAAGCGGATGCGCCGCTGGATTTACGAATCTCTCTACGAGAGCCAGGATGAAGCGCTAGTGGCCATGAAAAGCCACGCTTTCCTCTTTTTTCCCAGAAATTACGGACATGCGAAGGGCATTTTCCTGAAACTTGTCGAGATGGGAGCCTTGAAGCGGGCGAAGGGGCAGCTAAAGAAAATCGAAAAAAACTTCAAAGGATTGCTCGGAGAGGTCGAGTTGGCCTATCTCTACGAGCATCTGAGCGTCCATTATCGCGGCGTTCGATCCCTGTGCGCAATTGAGGATTTGTATCGGGATCGTCTGAAGAGGGAACCGGAATGCATGTGGGCAAGGCGAGAGCTTGCCGGCGTCCATTTCCGGTTGGGGGATGTCCCCGGCGCGATTGCCGTCGTAACAGAGCAACGTTTGCTCCGCGATCACCTGGCAGGCCGCCTTGGGTACGATACGGAACGGACTCGTTATTTCGGATCGTTCTACACTCTGGCGATCGGACACATTGCTCTTTTGGGTTTCTATGCCCAGCAGCAAGAACTTCAAGGCCCCGAAGGAAGACGAAATCGGCTTGCGATTGACCCGAAGCGCGTCGCGAACGCATGCTTGCTCAGTTACGTGGAGCCCTTTTTCGATCTCGTTACCGAGGAGGAAACGGAGTTGCAGGAGGTGATCGCCGCCCTGGAAGATCCGCACCTGCTCTTGCACGGCGGCGGGAATCGTTGGGATTTTTTCTATGATGGCTTACCGCAAATAGGCAGGGAGTGGGAAAGGCGAGGGAATGGCCCCTTCCTAACCCTGCGTGAAGAACATACGAAGGACGGGGAAAAGCGGCTGAGGGAAATGGGGCTTCCGGAAGGCGCTTGGTTCGTCGTTCTCCATGTGAGGGAAACACGGCTGGGGGAAGTCCGCAATGCGAAGGTCGCCGATTATCTGCCGGCCATTCGGGAGATCACCCGGCGGGGGGGATGGGTCATCCGGATGGGAGATCGAACCATGACTCCCTTGCCGCCGATGGAACAAGTGTTGGATTACGCTCACGATACCCGCAAATCGGACAGCCTCGATATTTTCCTTTTGGGTGCATGTCGTTTTTTCCTGGGAACGAATTCGGGGCCGTCTATTGCAGCCAAGCTTTTCGGGAAGAGGATTGTGTTCACCAATTTTGCGCCACTCTTCTGCAATGCCTTTGGAACGCCCGATACGTGGATTCCCATTCTTTTTCGAGACACAAAAGATCAACGCCTCCTGACGTTGCGCGAGATGGCCCACTCCCCCTTGGTCTACGCAGAATATCCAGCTGCCATTCCCGGATATTCCGTTGAAGTTGTTCCCAATACTCCCGAAGAGATCTTCGACGCGGTCGTCGAAATGTTTGGTGTTTTGGAGAGCGAACAGGAAACTTTTTCGGTCGGGCTTTCCGAAAGGATTCGATTTGATGCTCTGTGCCGCGAGCTGGGAATCAACCTCCACGCTCCTCCCTCCTCACGATTTCTTGCGCGGCACGCAAAATGGTTGGACTAA